The Erythrobacter sp. Alg231-14 genome has a segment encoding these proteins:
- a CDS encoding glutathione S-transferase family protein — MSELKVYHLPGAWGLATVSPFCLKLDSFLKMAGIDHQSITASTPFPGPKKKAPWIEYQGRTIGDSTLIIDFLKEEFDADPDAHLTDQQRATAIAIQRLVEENLYWVMVYDRWCRDENWPILKGTVLGSIPAPVRMFIAPVARRSVKKQLAGHGMGLHSAQELNAIAAKDIGALAGLLGDGPWFFGDRISGADATVYSLLANIAFVAFESPMKAMINGHPNLVAWLGRFKDENYPEDN, encoded by the coding sequence ATGAGCGAATTGAAAGTGTACCACCTTCCCGGCGCGTGGGGCCTGGCAACGGTCAGCCCGTTCTGTTTGAAACTGGACAGTTTTTTGAAGATGGCTGGGATCGACCATCAATCGATCACCGCCTCCACCCCCTTTCCCGGACCGAAGAAAAAGGCCCCTTGGATTGAATATCAGGGGCGAACCATCGGCGATTCAACCCTCATCATCGATTTCCTGAAAGAGGAATTCGACGCGGATCCGGACGCGCATCTAACGGACCAACAACGCGCCACGGCAATCGCCATTCAGCGGCTGGTCGAAGAGAACCTTTATTGGGTGATGGTCTATGATCGTTGGTGCCGCGATGAAAACTGGCCGATTTTGAAAGGGACTGTTCTGGGTTCGATCCCCGCCCCTGTTCGAATGTTCATCGCGCCAGTCGCCCGGCGCAGCGTTAAGAAGCAATTGGCCGGTCACGGCATGGGCCTTCATTCCGCTCAAGAGCTTAACGCGATTGCCGCAAAGGATATCGGGGCATTGGCCGGCTTACTGGGCGATGGCCCTTGGTTCTTTGGCGACCGGATCAGCGGCGCGGATGCGACCGTGTATTCATTGTTAGCCAATATCGCCTTTGTTGCCTTTGAAAGCCCGATGAAAGCGATGATCAATGGCCACCCCAACTTGGTCGCATGGCTTGGCCGCTTTAAAGACGAAAACTACCCAGAAGATAATTGA